TTGCGCCTCCATGTCGGATAGATATATATTTCAAAACCCCGGAGTTGTCATTCGGATCCGTGCCGCCATAGAGTCCGTTCTGGTCGGAGGGTGGAATGCCTTCAATTTGCACGGCCTCTGCATCTGCGGAAATGGGAGCCCGCCCCAATACGAGTAATCCACCCCATAAGCCGCTATAGGAAGCATCCAGGTTAGGGCTGGCTATCTGGCCAGGTTGAATTTCATCCGCAACAGAAGTGAAAATGATAGGTTCGGATGCGGTGCCTTCAGCAAGGATGCGGGACCCGCGAGTAATGATAAGTGCGGAAGCATTGGCGCCAGAACCGACTTCACCTTTGATTACAACCCCCTTCTGAATGGTAAGGGTGGCTCCGTTGGTTACGGCTATCCTTCCTGCTAAAATGTAAACCTTGCCAGTTTCCCATGTGGTGTTAGTGGTTATATTACTGTTTATCACAAAAGCATTTGGGTTGTTTGGGTTATTGTTGTCATTGTTATCTTCCTCTTCTTTGCAGGAAGAAAATAATCCGGTGAAAAAAACGACCAAAATCAAAATGCCGAAAATATTTGATGTATTCATAGTAATGTGGTTTTGTTTTTAAGTTTGACGAGGCAAAGAAATGGAGGCACTGTTACCAGCCGGTAAAAGCTGTATTAAGAAACCGTTAAAGGTGAATCCTTCGCCTTAGCGTAAATCCGGAAGCGGCAAGGGGTGTATTAATTTTGGATAAAAAAAGACATGGTGCAACCATATCGCATTCTTGTTGTGGATGACGAACCGGATATATTAGATTTTATGCAGTATAATCTTCGTAAGGAAGGATATGAGGTGCAGACAGCAACCCATGGCCGGGAGGCGTTGGAAAAGGCCCTGCAGTTTAACCCACAGTTAATTCTTTTGGATATCATGATGCCGGTGATGGATGGTATTGAAACCTGCAGGGAGTTGCGTGCAATTGCTCAATTAAAAGGGGTAATGATTGCGTTTCTTACAGCGCGTAACGAAGACTATTCCCAGATTGCAGGTTTGGATGCAGGGGCGGATGATTATATTACCAAACCCATAAAGCCGCGTGTGCTCATCAGTCGTATTAAAGCGCTACTGAGACGATGGGGTGGTGAGTCTGAATCCGGTCGCATTGTGGCCGGTGATATAGAAATTGATGCAGAACGCTATGTAGTGAAAACAAAAAACCGGGAACTGGTGCTCCCCAAAAAGGAATTTGAATTGCTGTTGTTGCTGGCTTCCAAACCCGGAAAGGTTTTTACACGCAAGGAGATACTCAGCAGCGTATGGGGGAATGAGGTGATTGTGGGCGATCGCACTATCGATGTCCACATCAGAAAACTACGGGAAAAAATAGGTGAACAATATTTCAAGACATTAAAGGGAATAGGATATAAGTTTGATCTCTGAACTGCTCCGGATGGAAACGGAAAGTCTTCATCCTTGGCAGATAATCCATTCAGAGTTACACAGTGAAAAATCCTTCCCCTCGCCAGATTGTTTTGCTTACCTCCGCAGGAATAGCTCTTTTCCTGATGCTTATTTTATCGGTTGGTAATCTCTTTTATCCGCAATGGTACCATTGGTCACTGATTATACTTATACCCGCATGTACGTTTGTAATCAGCTTTGTGCTGTTTTTTTATACCCTTGAAAAGTTTATCTACAGAAAAATAAAGCTCATATACAAAAGCATCTATCAACAAAAGGCCCCGCGTGGTGCAGAAAGCAATGGCAAAAGAGATCTGATGAACAAAAACATTTTAGGCGAAGTAGAGCAGGAAGTGGCAGCCTGGGCCAGCAGGCAAACGCAGGAAATAGAAATGCTCCGCCAGATGGCTAATTTCCGTAAGGAATTTCTGGGCAATGTATCGCATGAGTTGAAGACGCCTATCTTTACCATTCAGGGCTACCTGCATACGCTCATTGATGGGGCACTGGATGACCCTCAGGTCAATAAAAACTACCTGATTAAAGCTTCCGAAAACCTGGAAAGACTAACCAACATCGTACACGACCTGGAGGTGATTTCACAAATTGAATCCAACACCCTGCTGCTGGATATGTCGCGCTTTGATGTGGTGCGTCTCATCCGCGAAGTGGTGGAAGATATGCAGATAAAGGCACGCACCAAATCCATTACCATCACCCTGAAAGAAGGTGCTGATCAGCCTGCTTACGTTTTTGCAGATCGCGATCGTATCCGGCAGGTGCTTAATAATCTGATTGCCAATTCTATAAGATACGGAATAGAAGGGGGTAAAACTACAATAGGGGTGTATGACATGGATGAAAACGTGCTGGTGGAAGTCTCCGATAATGGTATCGGCATTGCCCAGGAACATTTACCCCGCCTTTTTGAACGCTTTTATCGGGTAGATAAGAGTCGCTCCCGTGAACTGGGAGGAACAGGCCTGGGACTTTCCATCGTCAAACACATCATTGAGGCTCATGGCCAAACCATCAACGTACGCAGCACACCTAAGGTGGGCTCTACCTTTGGGTTTACCCTGAAGAAAGCCTAAGCCCGAAAATAACTGCCTTAAAATCACAGCTAATTTAGAGATTTGTAGCATATTCCATCGGGTTTATGTTTTCTTCACCTCATCGCAACACGGCCTTTGACCTGCTGGGTACGTTTTTCCTCATATGGATGGGGTGCTTTTTACTGTTTAATCTGCTCTCGGCAGCCATCATCATCCTGCTGCACGGAAAGGACATATACACTCAGATGGATTCCACCCTGCAGATGGCCCGGCAACATCCCGGGTTGATTAAAACCCTACAGATGATACTGTCTGCGGGTATGTTTGGACTGCCACCGCTGCTGCTTATTCTGGTGAGCAGACACGTATCGTGGTCATTTCTGCGACTCCACCGGCCCCCGGAATTCCTGCAAGTTATGCTGACTTTAGTGATTGGTGTTTCCTCGGGGCCTTTTGTGGCGTGGGCGTTGGAAGTAAACCAGCAGGTACAGTTGCCTCCTGCCTTGGAAAGCCTCTTTCGCAGCCTGCAGACTAGTCAGGAGCAGCTTCTGGAAATGCTGCTGGTTATGCATACCCCGGCTGATTTAGCAGTAAATTTCCTGATGATTGCCATTATTCCGGCTGTGGCCGAAGAGTTATTATTTAGAGGGGCGTTGCAGCAACTGTTGGAAAAAGCCCTGCAAAATGTACACGTAGCTATCTTACTGACAGCAGCTTTCTTTAGCCTGATTCATTTTGAGTTTTATGGATTTTTGCCCCGGTTTTTCATGGGTATTTTATTGGGCTATCTGTTTTATTTTAGCCAAAATCTATGGTTGGCTATGGCCGGACACCTCTTTTTCAACGGAATACAGGTGATATTGCTGTATCTCTATCAGGTGGGGCTTATCCAATTTGATATCAATCACATGCAGGCTTTCCCTCCGCTGGTAACGATGATTTCCACCGTGTTCATGATCGGGGCACTATATCTGTTTGACCGGTACTCACAAACTGCGGGCAACTAATCTGAGATATGGAAAAGGACTGGGTTATGGTTTACTCGGCAGGGGAACTCTACAGGGCAGAACTGGTGAAAGACCTCCTTGAGAATGCAGGAATCCCCTGCGTGATTCTGAATAAAAAAGATTCCTCCGTGATTATTGGAGAAGCCGAAGTATATGTAAAAAGAGATGATGTGTTGCAGGCATTAAAACTGATTAAAAAAACCTTTGATGCGTAATTTCCTTATCCGTACGCAGACAGCGCTCATCTTTGTGGGAGTGATGGTAGGGGGCATCTGGTGGAATGTATATTCCTACGGTATCCTGATGTCTTTAATAATTCTGTTTTGTTTGTACGAATATTTTAAGATCATCCGCTACACTTACGAAGCCAACAGGGTGAGTCGCTTTTACATGCCGCTGGGTATCTTGACCGGGCTTTCGGCATTTGTATGCTCCTGGCTGGTACTGATGCATATGGCGGCCAGCACTATTTATGTGGTACCAGTATGCTTACTGTTTTCATTTTTTGCTCTGGAGATATTTTCGGCATCCTCGCATCCGCTGGCCAACATTGCACAAAACATAAGCGGGGTAATTTACGTATCTATTCCATTTACCATTCTGAATTACGTGGCTGTGCAGCAAAAAGACTATAATCCGCATATGGTGCTGGGTATTTTGTTTCTGGTGTGGATAAATGATGCAGCCGCTTACATTTTCGGGTCTTTGTGGGGTAAACATAAAATGCTGGAAAGAATTTCTCCCAACAAAACCCTGGAAGGCTTTTTAGGTGGCGCTATCGGTTGTCTGGTTGTGGCATGGTTACAATATCTCATTTTTGGTATCTTTAGTCTGACCCAATGGCTGGGGCTGTCCCTGGTAATTTGGGTTTTCGCTACTCTGGGAGATTTGATTGTTTCTATGTTTAAGCGGAGCGTGAGTATTAAGGATACTGGAAATTTTTTCCCCGGTCATGGGGGCTTTTTAGATCGGTTTGATGCTTTTATTTTTGCCGTCCCCTATGCGGCCGCCTATATCATCCTGATTCGTCTTTATGGGTTTTGATATTGAAATTCATGGCTATTAAACTTAACTTTAGGGTGCAATCTACCGTATCGGGAAACAGGCGAAGACGCATGATGTGGAATTATTTCTGGGAAATCCATTGTTTAAAAACATGATGTCCATTCATAAAGAGGGGTATAAAATATTAAGCGGCTTATTCTTCACCCTGCTGATTATTAACATAACCATCCGGCATCTTACAGATAATGCGGATGTATTGCTGGCATTTACCTTGTTTTCAGCCGTATTGTTTTTGTTTACCGCATATTTCTTTCGGTATCCGAAAAGGTATTTTGTAGCGGATGATACCGTTGTGGTAGCTCCTGCTGACGGTAAGGTGGTGGCTATTGAAGAGGTATATGAGCCTGAATACTTTAAAGACATCCGCCTGCAGGTATCTATTTTCATGTCACCCACAAATGTCCACATCAACTGGACCCCTATCAGCGGTGAAGTAAAATACACCCGCTATCATCCGGGGAAATATCTGGTAGCCTGGCACCCCAAATCCTCCGAGAAAAATGAACGCAATTCCGTGGTAATAGAGGATGATGGCTTTGAAATACTGGTACGCCAGATTGCAGGTGCCTTGGCCCGCAGAATAGTCAACTATTGCGAGGAAGGAAAGCCCATTGAACAGGGAAAGCAAATGGGCTTTATAAAATTCGGTTCGCGGGTTGATTTGTTTTTGCCGGTAGGTACCCAGCTGGAGGTAAAGCTGGGGCAAAAGGTAAAAGGAAACAAAACCATCATTGCCCGTCTTTCCTGAAAAAGAATTTCATGTATATCGGGATATATCTGTTTGTTGCCGTGCTGTGGTATGCAGCTGCATCTGCGCAAGCAACATCTGCTCAGGAGCCTCTGAAAAAAACGGCTTATGAGATTGTGCCGGCCAGAAAAGCAGCCATGATCACCCTACCCGACCCGGGGCCACTACCCGTTGAACAAAAACAACCCACCTCTACGCCCCGGACGAGGGACCTGGATCCTGCTGGCAACCAGACGAATGCTATCGGGCAAGACAATGCGCCTGCAGCCCTGCCTGACTTAAAAGAGCCCTCCTACGAAAAGCAACCTCCTGAACGGCAATAACCCATCGCGCAGAAGGCTTTAGGGTTTGGCCTAAACCAATGGTTCACCTCCTGAGGTAATTTCCTGACATATTTCAATCAATACGCCATTGGTGCTGCGGGGATGAAGAAAACACACCAGCTTGTTATCCGCTCCCGGACGCGGCTCGTTCAGCACAATAAACCCCAGATCCTCCAGCCTTTTCTTCTCTGCATGAATGTCGCTTACTTCAAAAGCAATGTGATGAATTCCTTCCCCTCTTTTTTCAATAAACTTTTTAATCACGCTGCTTTCACCGGCAGCTTCCAGCAATTCAATCTTGGTTTCTCCGATTCTGAAAAAGGAGGTAGTGACGCCTTCAGCCTCTACGGTTTCTGACTTATAGGGTGCTATGCCCAGTAATTTCTCAAAAAGCGGATTGGAAACGGCCAGGCTTTTTACGGCAATTCCAATATGGTCAACCTTTAACATACCCTGATTGTTTTAATTTCGGAAATAAGCAAAAACCAACACTTTAAATTAAAGGTAACCAAATAATGTCTTTGGTACGTCCGGTTTATCTTGATTACAACGCAACCACCCCGGTACACCCCGAAGTGCTTCAGGAGATGTTACCCTATTTCAGGGAAAAATTTGGGAATGCTTCCAGCCACACACATACCTATGGCTGGGTAGCGCAGGAAGCCGTGGAAAAGGCGCGGGAACGGGTTGCCCGTCTGCTGCATGCCGAACCCGTTGAAATTGTTTTCACTTCGGGAGCCACCGAGGCTATCAATCTGGCTTTAAAAGGAGTTTTTGCTGCCTACCGCTCGCGGGGCAACCACCTGATCACCGTGAGCACCGAGCATAAAGCGGTTTTGGATTGTTGCAAAAAACTGCAACAGATGGGCGCTGAGGTGACCTACCTGCCCGTGGAACCCGATGGCAGAATAAATCTTTCCAGGCTTAGTGAAGCGATACGGGACCACACCATTCTCATAGCCGTGATGTATGCCAACAACGAAACCGGGGTTATCCATCCGGTTGAGCAAATTGCTGCTATAGCCCATCAACGGGGAGTGTTATGCATGAGTGATGCTACACAGGCGGTCGGTAAAATACCGATTGATGTAAACAGCAGCGGATGCGACCTGCTTACCTTAAGTGCACATAAATTCTACGGCCCGAAAGGGGTGGGTGCCTTGTACGTGAGGCGCAGGAATCCCCGGGTAAGACTGGTGGCGCAGATAGATGGCGGTGGACATGAACGTAACCTCCGCTCAGGTACGCTCAATGTGCCCGGCATTGTCGGCTTCGGAAAGGCATGTGAGCTGGCAGAACAATCCTTTACAGCACCCGACACCTTGAACAGGATAGCTGCTTTGCGTAACCGTTTGCAGGAGGAACTTTTAAAAAATATTCCTGGAGCCAGAATTAATGGCAATACGGCACATCGGCTCCCCAATACCTTAAACATGTCATTTCCGGGTGTGGATAGTGCCCGCCTCATGAAGGCGCTTATTCAGGATATAGCGATTTCTGCTGGCTCGGCCTGTACTTCTGCTATACCTGAGCCCTCTCATGTGCTCAGCGCCATGGGTCTGAGTGAAAAGGATGCCTACTCCGCAGTACGTCTTAGCCTTGGAATTTTCACCACTGAAGAGGAAATTCATTTTAGCATTGAAAAAATATGTAAAGCCATCGGGGAGCTCAAAAAAAAAGCTGTGGGGTAAAAGATATATTCGCCAGGGGCCGTTCGCACAGCCCGGCTGCTTACTCTTTAAAATACACGCGTTGCACGCGGGAGGAGATGCCCGTGAGGATCTCATAGGGTATGGTGCCCGCCCGCGTGGCTACTTCCTGTATGGGTAATCCCTTTCCGAAAACGATTACCTCATCCCCCTCCTCTGCTTCCGCTATGTCGGATATATCAATCATACATAAGTCCATGCAGATATTGCCCACCGTGGGGGCGGGTCGTCCTCTTACCAGCATAAAACCTTGTCCATTGCCCAGTCTGCGGTCCACACCATCGGCATATCCAATACCCACGGTAGCTATCCTTACCTCCCGTTGTGCGATAAAAGTACGGCTATAACCTACCGATTCGCCTGCCTTTACTATTTTGATTTGTGAGATATGAGCCTTGAGCGTGCTTACCTGTTGAAGCTGGTGTTGCAGGGTGCCGGTGGGGTCCACACCATATAATCCGATACCGAGTCTCACCATATCAAATTGTGCCTCTGGAAATCGCAGAATGGCTGCTGAATTTGCTATATGGCGAATAAAAGGATAGTTCAGCCGCTCCATCAGGGAGGAGCTTAGGGAAGAAAACAAATGGATCTGACGGAGCGTGAAAGCATCATGCCTGCTTTCATCACTGGCGGCAAGGTGAGAAAATACAGAAACAACCCGCAGCAGCTTTTTGCTTTGCAGGGACTCTGCAAGCGGCTCCAGGGCATCCGGTGTAAAACCAAGCCGGTGCATACCGGTATCCATTTCAACATGTATAGGGTAAGGCTCCTTAACGCCCGCAAAGGCCACTGCGGCATAAAATTTTTCCAGAACGGAAAAACTGTATATGTCCGGTTCCAGACGGTGGCGTATCATGGTTTCAAAGCTGCGCAGTTCAGGATTCATCACCATAATAGGCAAGGCAATACCGGCCTTTCGCAGTTCTACTCCTTCATCCGCATAGGCCACGGCAAGATAATCCACCCGGTTATACTGCAACACATGCGCAATTTCATAGGAACCACTGCCGTAGGAGGAGGCTTTTACCATAGCCATGATTTTTGTTTCTGGCCTGAGCAGGCTCTGAAAGAGATGCAGATTGTGAATAAGGGCATTTAAATCTATTTCCAGTATTGTTTTATGAAACTTGCGCTCCAGGTGTCGGCTTATTTTCTCAAACTCAAACTTCCGTGCGCCTTTCAGAAGAATGGCCTCATTTTTAAAATCTGCCGGAGAAAAATCGGCCAGAAAGGCCTCCGTAGATTCGTAAAAGCGGCTGCTGAATCCGTTACCCAACTTAAAGAGGGCCTGTTGCTGGGAGATGGCCGGACCGATGCCGATAAGACGGGTGATATTACGCTCAGCGACCAGGTTACGTACTTCCTGGTAAAGCTCTGTAACAGCTTTACCGCTTTGCAGAATATCAGATAGAATGACAGTTTTTTTCGGATGCTGCTGCTGCTGGTCCAGAAAGTCCAGTGCAATGGCCAGCGACCGGATATCGGAGTTGTAGCTATCATTAATGAGCGAACAATTATTGATACCATCTTTAAGCTCCAGCCGCATGGAAACGCTTCCCAGTTGCATCATGCGGTCGGAAATTTTACTGTCCTCCATCTTTAAGTATAATAACACTGCCCAGCAATGAATAGCATTTTCTATGGAGGCTTCATCTGAAAAGGGAATGGTAATTTTTCTGACGTGTGATTGGTAGAGGCCTTCAATGGTGGTTTGTGTGCCTGTTTTTTGAATGGCTGTAACTTTCAGGTCAGCATCCCCCTGCGTTGACCATGTAAAGAGACGAAACTTTTGATCCTGTTCAGATTCGTGCAAGCGATGTTTGATTTCGGTAATACACTGTGTGATTTCCGGGTAGTCGCGTCTGTAAATCAGTATTTTGGAGCGCGCAAACAGCTTGAGCTTTTCATTAATCTTTTGACGGATATTCAGGAAGCCTTCGGCATGGGCTTCGCCAATGTTGGTGAAAACGCCTATATCCGGCTGTATAATCTGCTCAAGGGCATCCATTTCGTCAGGCTGAGAAATACCCGCTTCAAAGATGCCAAGGGTATGATGCTCCTGCATTTGCCATACCGAGAGCGGCACACCTATCTGCGAGTTGTAACTTTTGGGGCTTCTTACGATGTTATAATCTTCGTTGAGGAGTTGGAAGAGCCATTCTTTCACTACCGTTTTTCCGTTGCTGCCGGTGATGCCGATAACCGGGTAGCTGAACCTTTGTCTATGCCAGGCTGCCAGCCGCTGAAGGGCATGCACGGTATTGGCAACCTTGATAATATTGGCTTCCGCCAACGGTTGCTCCAATGAGGAAGTATCTGATAGGATAAAGTTTCTTACCCCGCGGTCGTACAACTGCTGAATAAAATGGTGCCCGTCATGTCGTTTGCCTTTTATGGCGAAAAACAGCAGGTTGGAGGGGTTCATAATCAAACGGCTGTCATAGCCGAGCTGAGTAATAAGGGTGTCCTCAGTACATTGAATCAGGGATCCTTTAACGGCTATGGCGATCTGCCGGATAGAATACATAGGCGGCTTCCGTATCAGCTTTTAGCGGGGAAGGCTGTACACAAAATTGAGGAAATTTCTTTTTGGAGGCAGGGCAGTTCATTTCACACCTGCTTTCAGTTTTTCGGCATTTTCGGCCATTTGCAAAGCCGCAATCAGCTTGTCCAGATCACCGTCCATGATAGCCGGTAGATTATACAGGGTAAGTCCTATACGATGGTCGGTTACACGGCTTTGTGGAAAATTATAAGTGCGTATTTTGGCCGAGCGGTCACCGGTAGAGACCATTGTTTTACGTTGCCGGGCAATTTCCTCCTGATGTTGTTTTACCTTCATCTCATAGATACGTGAGCGCAACCATTTCATGGCCAGTTCATAGTTTTTATGCTGCGAGCGTTCCTGCTGACATTCCACTACGATGCCGGTGGGAATGTGGGTGAGGCGTACAGCGGATTCCGTTTTGTTCACGTGCTGGCCTCCTGCTCCTGAAGAACGGAAGGTATCGCGTTTGATATCGCGCTCGTGAATTTGCACCTGCACTTCATCTGGTTCGGGCAATACAGCCACCGAGGCAGCCGAGGTATGTACCCGTCCCTGGGCTTCAGTTTCAGGAACCCTTTGCACCCGATGTACACCTGATTCGTATTTCAAAAGGCCATAAGCTCCTTCACCGGTAACTTCGGCAATTATTTCTTTAAACCCCCCTTTGGTTCCCGGACTTTCGCTTACTACATGAAGAGTCCAGCCCTTGGAGTCTATATATCTTGCATACATTCGGAACAAATCTCCGGCAAAGATGCTTGCTTCATCCCCTCCGGTGCCGGCCCGAATTTCAAGGATGGCGTTGTTGTCATCTTCGGGGTCTTTGGGAATCAGCAGCAACCGAAGGTGTTCTTCCAGATGTTCTTTTTGTGCAACAAGCTTATCCAGCTCGCTTTTGATGAGCTGTCGGAACTCTTCGTCTTTTTCAGTTTCCAGAAGTTTTTTGCTTGAGGTAATATTGCTGAGGATGTTTTGATACTGATCGTAGGCCTGTACCATTTTTTCAAGCTCGCGGTATTCCTTGCTTAAGCGGGAAAAACGCGCCACATCGGCAACGACCTCAGGGTCGGTCATTTGCTTGCCTATATCTTCCCAACGTTCTCGTATTAACCGCAGTTTTTCAAGCATAAAGTATGATTTTCAGTGCGAATATACGTTCAGGTATTCCGGAGTTAACACGAACAACCTGTTTTTCTCAATAACGGCATCACGTACGGAAGAATCCGGCAGAGCGTAGGAGAGAGTGGTAAAGGTAAACAGGTTATAGGAGTAAAGGCTTTGTCCTGTGCAATACACCAGCTGATCATTTATTTTCTGGAATTTGTGCAGTCCTTTCAGCGGGATTGTGCCTGAGTAGGTGCCGTACGAGTCAAAAACCAGAACGCCATACTCCGGATCAGAAAGGAAAATCTGGTTGTCGGCTTCAAGAAGAAAAACGCCTTTTACAGGTATGCCGGTTAATGCGTTGAGGTCGTCACTTTCGGCCAATACCTTGAGCTTGTCATCAATTTTTTTGAGCTTATAGGAGGTCTGGTCGTATATCCAGATGTTATTATCAAGAGCAAGGCAGGCAGCGCTTACCAGCGGAGCTCCCAGCTCCATCAGATTGACGCGACTGGTCTGGGAGAGCGTGTTGTCCAACAATACGATGGTGGCAAATTCAGGATAATAAACCAAAATTTTCAGGGGATTGGAAGTGGAAATGCTGCCCACAGGGCCTAGCGATTTGATGTTGTTGGAGAAGAGGATTTTGCCGACAGGGCTAATTTTTACAATGTCATGCCTTTCAGTTATCACGTAGGCATTTTGCAGCTTATCTGAGCTGAGCAATGCGCCTTTCATTGGTAAACTGCTGACTAGCTCAAATTTGCCTGGTTGACTCCAGGCATTTATCGCCATTGGCTGACTACCGAGGAGGCTGAGAGTAATGCTTAATTGCAAAATGTTGGCCGTCAAATTCCGCATAGGTATAGAAAGTTATCCAATCTCCCAGATTTATAAAACGCGATTTCTGATTGATAGAGATATCCAGTGGGAGATGGCGATGCCCGAAAACCAGGAAGTCGTAGTGCCGGGATTCCAGTAATTTTTGGGAATAGCAAATA
The Chitinophagales bacterium genome window above contains:
- the phoP gene encoding DNA-binding response regulator encodes the protein MVQPYRILVVDDEPDILDFMQYNLRKEGYEVQTATHGREALEKALQFNPQLILLDIMMPVMDGIETCRELRAIAQLKGVMIAFLTARNEDYSQIAGLDAGADDYITKPIKPRVLISRIKALLRRWGGESESGRIVAGDIEIDAERYVVKTKNRELVLPKKEFELLLLLASKPGKVFTRKEILSSVWGNEVIVGDRTIDVHIRKLREKIGEQYFKTLKGIGYKFDL
- the phoR gene encoding two-component sensor histidine kinase, whose product is MLILSVGNLFYPQWYHWSLIILIPACTFVISFVLFFYTLEKFIYRKIKLIYKSIYQQKAPRGAESNGKRDLMNKNILGEVEQEVAAWASRQTQEIEMLRQMANFRKEFLGNVSHELKTPIFTIQGYLHTLIDGALDDPQVNKNYLIKASENLERLTNIVHDLEVISQIESNTLLLDMSRFDVVRLIREVVEDMQIKARTKSITITLKEGADQPAYVFADRDRIRQVLNNLIANSIRYGIEGGKTTIGVYDMDENVLVEVSDNGIGIAQEHLPRLFERFYRVDKSRSRELGGTGLGLSIVKHIIEAHGQTINVRSTPKVGSTFGFTLKKA
- a CDS encoding phosphatidate cytidylyltransferase, which translates into the protein MRNFLIRTQTALIFVGVMVGGIWWNVYSYGILMSLIILFCLYEYFKIIRYTYEANRVSRFYMPLGILTGLSAFVCSWLVLMHMAASTIYVVPVCLLFSFFALEIFSASSHPLANIAQNISGVIYVSIPFTILNYVAVQQKDYNPHMVLGILFLVWINDAAAYIFGSLWGKHKMLERISPNKTLEGFLGGAIGCLVVAWLQYLIFGIFSLTQWLGLSLVIWVFATLGDLIVSMFKRSVSIKDTGNFFPGHGGFLDRFDAFIFAVPYAAAYIILIRLYGF
- the psd gene encoding phosphatidylserine decarboxylase, producing the protein MSIHKEGYKILSGLFFTLLIINITIRHLTDNADVLLAFTLFSAVLFLFTAYFFRYPKRYFVADDTVVVAPADGKVVAIEEVYEPEYFKDIRLQVSIFMSPTNVHINWTPISGEVKYTRYHPGKYLVAWHPKSSEKNERNSVVIEDDGFEILVRQIAGALARRIVNYCEEGKPIEQGKQMGFIKFGSRVDLFLPVGTQLEVKLGQKVKGNKTIIARLS
- a CDS encoding methylmalonyl-CoA epimerase; this translates as MLKVDHIGIAVKSLAVSNPLFEKLLGIAPYKSETVEAEGVTTSFFRIGETKIELLEAAGESSVIKKFIEKRGEGIHHIAFEVSDIHAEKKRLEDLGFIVLNEPRPGADNKLVCFLHPRSTNGVLIEICQEITSGGEPLV
- the iscS gene encoding cysteine desulfurase IscS → MSLVRPVYLDYNATTPVHPEVLQEMLPYFREKFGNASSHTHTYGWVAQEAVEKARERVARLLHAEPVEIVFTSGATEAINLALKGVFAAYRSRGNHLITVSTEHKAVLDCCKKLQQMGAEVTYLPVEPDGRINLSRLSEAIRDHTILIAVMYANNETGVIHPVEQIAAIAHQRGVLCMSDATQAVGKIPIDVNSSGCDLLTLSAHKFYGPKGVGALYVRRRNPRVRLVAQIDGGGHERNLRSGTLNVPGIVGFGKACELAEQSFTAPDTLNRIAALRNRLQEELLKNIPGARINGNTAHRLPNTLNMSFPGVDSARLMKALIQDIAISAGSACTSAIPEPSHVLSAMGLSEKDAYSAVRLSLGIFTTEEEIHFSIEKICKAIGELKKKAVG
- the mur/alr gene encoding bifunctional UDP-N-acetylmuramoyl-tripeptide:D-alanyl-D-alanine ligase/alanine racemase; the protein is MYSIRQIAIAVKGSLIQCTEDTLITQLGYDSRLIMNPSNLLFFAIKGKRHDGHHFIQQLYDRGVRNFILSDTSSLEQPLAEANIIKVANTVHALQRLAAWHRQRFSYPVIGITGSNGKTVVKEWLFQLLNEDYNIVRSPKSYNSQIGVPLSVWQMQEHHTLGIFEAGISQPDEMDALEQIIQPDIGVFTNIGEAHAEGFLNIRQKINEKLKLFARSKILIYRRDYPEITQCITEIKHRLHESEQDQKFRLFTWSTQGDADLKVTAIQKTGTQTTIEGLYQSHVRKITIPFSDEASIENAIHCWAVLLYLKMEDSKISDRMMQLGSVSMRLELKDGINNCSLINDSYNSDIRSLAIALDFLDQQQQHPKKTVILSDILQSGKAVTELYQEVRNLVAERNITRLIGIGPAISQQQALFKLGNGFSSRFYESTEAFLADFSPADFKNEAILLKGARKFEFEKISRHLERKFHKTILEIDLNALIHNLHLFQSLLRPETKIMAMVKASSYGSGSYEIAHVLQYNRVDYLAVAYADEGVELRKAGIALPIMVMNPELRSFETMIRHRLEPDIYSFSVLEKFYAAVAFAGVKEPYPIHVEMDTGMHRLGFTPDALEPLAESLQSKKLLRVVSVFSHLAASDESRHDAFTLRQIHLFSSLSSSLMERLNYPFIRHIANSAAILRFPEAQFDMVRLGIGLYGVDPTGTLQHQLQQVSTLKAHISQIKIVKAGESVGYSRTFIAQREVRIATVGIGYADGVDRRLGNGQGFMLVRGRPAPTVGNICMDLCMIDISDIAEAEEGDEVIVFGKGLPIQEVATRAGTIPYEILTGISSRVQRVYFKE
- the prfA gene encoding peptide chain release factor 1, whose product is MLEKLRLIRERWEDIGKQMTDPEVVADVARFSRLSKEYRELEKMVQAYDQYQNILSNITSSKKLLETEKDEEFRQLIKSELDKLVAQKEHLEEHLRLLLIPKDPEDDNNAILEIRAGTGGDEASIFAGDLFRMYARYIDSKGWTLHVVSESPGTKGGFKEIIAEVTGEGAYGLLKYESGVHRVQRVPETEAQGRVHTSAASVAVLPEPDEVQVQIHERDIKRDTFRSSGAGGQHVNKTESAVRLTHIPTGIVVECQQERSQHKNYELAMKWLRSRIYEMKVKQHQEEIARQRKTMVSTGDRSAKIRTYNFPQSRVTDHRIGLTLYNLPAIMDGDLDKLIAALQMAENAEKLKAGVK